The Euzebyales bacterium genome includes the window GCATACCTCACCACGGCGGGTGAGGAGCGGCGGGAGCGGTGACTGGACAAGCCCCTTCGCTGGCGCGCCCATCGTCGACTGCCCGATGGCGCATGGACGCGCGCTCGAACTCGATGGCGGCGGCTCGGCGTCGCCCACACCCCGCGGCAGTCGTGAATGGGACGCCGGCTGTGCGACGATGACGGTGTTCGTGTGCGCCCGGTGCGCGAGCGGCGGCCGACCGCCCCGGCGGGTCCCACTGCCTGTCTGGCTCTTCTGGCGGTTCGCCGGAACCGACGAAGCGACCATGTGGCGGTGGCTGCACGCGAACGATATCGATCTCAACACGCAACCGCGAGCTGCATCCCCGAGCTCTCGGCGTGCACGCCTGGCTCAACCGTCAACGCCTGGTGCGCTCACACCCTGCGCAAGCAGCACCCTCGACACGAGGGTCCGAGTGATCACAGGCTACGGAGCGTGGGCGATTTCGCACGTGGTCAAGGACATCGGTGCGTCGCGACCACCCGCATGCATTGTGACCTGCAGCACAGCACGGCGATTAAGCCGGAATCAATGATCGCGGCAGCGACGGACCGCGCGTGTCACGCGATCGGTTCCACCCAATGTGCGCGCCAAGCTGGCGCCTCGAGCGTCCGTGCGTAGTACCGGGTGTCGAGCACGATTCGGCCGGCGTCGTCGAACTCGAGGATCACCACTACATGCCAGACGTCGCCGTCGTAGTCGTTGACTGCCTCGACGACCCAGACTCTGCCTGAGCCCACGACCCTGCGCAACGTCATGGTCGGGGGCGCGGGAAACGCCTCCTGCATCGCGCGCATGGCGTCGCGGCCACGGATACGCTCCCCCGACTGCGGCATCTCCATCACATAACCCGGGTGCCGGACCCAGTACTCATCCGCTGCGGAGAGCCCTGTGCGGTCGGTCACGCCGAAGAGGCGTTCCAGGCCCTGTCGCATCGCCGCCGCGTCGCTGTGCGACACCGCCGCACGAAAGAGCTCAAGGACTTCTTGTCCGCCCATGCCGCCTCCTCGCCATCGCCGCGCCGATCAAGCCGTGCGGCGACGCCCGGTTCTCGGTCGATCGTGTCCAGGCTTGTCGTCGTTGAACCACGTGGAGTCGCGTTCAGCGGCGTTTGACGCCGAGCAGGGCGGAACCAGCGATAGCCGGCTCAGTCCAACGGCGAGCGCCGCCGAGACCGGCAACGAGATCGCCAGCACAGCGAACATAGTTCGACCGCGGCGTTGGGGGAACTCGAATTGCGGGCTCATAATTCGCCGGCGTGGGTCGGGGTCGTGTGGGGATGGCGAGCTGTGAGCGCGGTCAGCTGCCGCCGACCGGCGGCAGCTGACCGACGTCCCGCACCGGCCGGGGCGGCGAAGAGGAGCAGCAGACTGACACCGAGCGCTAATGCATGGAGTGAGACCGCCGACCGGCACAAACCTGGGGCCGTGGGTCGACGGCCTCAACGGGGGCCGGGGTGTACTGTCCGCCGATGGTGGCGTACGCACGGCCGCCGGTACGAGAGTGACGCGCGGCCACAGGCGAGGCCGCAGCCAGCCAGAGCCGCCCCTATCCGCCGGACTCGTTCAGAGCACCGCACGCGGCGTTGCGGGTGAAGACCTGCGCCTCCCGCACCTGCACGCGCCGCGTCGCGATGCTCATCGCGTACGGAATTGGGCACTGTAGTGTCAGGACTAGACGCTCGCTGAGAGGCACGCCCGGCAACCCGGATGTTCACCGCCACAGGTTCCCGCCGCGGCATTCGATTCGGGACGCTTAGCAATTTATACCGGCTGCGCGGTCCTATGACGATACTCAATTCATGCGATTTCCTTCCGCATTGAGGCCTCCGATCAAGATGACAACGTGGACACGCGACCCTGCGGGAGAGGCGTCTGCAACGCGACGTCCAATGCTGTGCCGGGCCGAGTTGGCCAGGGGAACGTGAGCGAAGCGGAGGCCCAGCCGCCACAACTGTGGCAGCTCGACCGACACGACCGACACGACGTGAGCCCGCCTCATGGCCCGTCGGGCGGGCCCGGAGCCTTGCTCGGGCGTCGCTCACGAGAACCGGGGCGCTACGGCGCGACCGGCGGTCAGGGCACCGGGGAGGATGGCGGCACCCCGTACGCCACTGATGTGATTCGCGAAGTCTTGACAGACGTCCGGACGAGCGCCCGGCGGGAAGGGCGGCAGGCGGGCGATCCGAGCGTGCGTAGACTGCGGTCATGGCTGCGGGTGAGGACGTCATCGACATCCTGGCGTCGCTGGCGTTGTTCTCTGACCTGTCGCGGGCGCAGCTCGACACGGTCGTGCACACAATGGACGAGGAGTGGTTCCCAGAAGGCCAGCGGATCCTTCGTCAGGGTTTCAGCGGCACCGGGTTTTACGTGATCCTCGACGGCGAGGCCGTGGTCAGCATCGATGGGCAGGACCGGGTGCGACTGGCGCGCGGCGACTTCTTCGGCGAGATCTCGATCCTGCTCGCCGAGCCTCCGGCGGCGGACGTCATCGCGCTGCGACCGCTGCACTGCCTCGTCCTGTCGCGCACCGAACTGAGCGACTGGCTGACGGCCATGCCCAGCGTGGCGGTTCGGATGCTCCAGGCAGAGGCCAGACGACTGCGGGCCGCCAACAGATGGCGCAGCTGAACCAGCGGCCGTTCCCGCCGGGCGCCTATCCGGTGGTCGTCGTCGGCAGCGGCCCGGGAGGCCTGCAGCTCAGCTACTTTCTGGGCCGGCTCGGCGTTGAGCATGCCGTAATCTCCGCCGACGACGCCCCCGGCGGAATGTTCCAACGCTTCCCCGTTTTCCAGCGGCTGGTCACGTGGACCAAGCCGCACGCGCCGACGGAGCGCGATTCACAGCGTTACGAGCGGTTCGACTGGAACAGCCTGCTCGCCGATGAACCCGAGCATCGCTTCCTGGTCCGCGACCTGGTGGACGGCGCATCATACTTCCCGACACGCGGCCAGATGGAGAAGGGACTGTCGTCGTTCGCGGCGCACACCGGGGTCAGCGTCCGGTACGGGACTGTGTGGCAGGGGACCCGCCGCGGCACGGACGGCTTCGTCCTGTCCACCTCTGACGGCGAGTATCGCTGCAAGGTCGCGGTCTTCGCCGTGGGAATGGCACAGCCCTGGAAGCCCGCCATCGAGGGACTGGCAGGCGTCCCGCACTACGTTGACATCAAGCCGCCTGCCTCCTACGCGGGCATGCGGGTGCTGCTGATCGGCAAGCGCAACTCGGGTTTCGAGCTGGCCGACGGCCTGCTGACGCACGCGAGGCAGATCATTCTGGTCTCTCCCCGGCCCGCGCGGATCTCCGTGCTCACGCACTCGACCGCCGCGGCTCGGGCCCGCTACCTGCAACCATACGAGGACCACGTGCTCGGTGGCGGCAACGTGGTCCTGGACGCGTCGATCGAGCGGGTGGAGCGGATGCGGCACGGCTACCGGGTCCACACCCACGGCACGACCACGCCAGACAGCCTGGCTCTCGACGTCGACGAGGTCGTCGCGGCGACAGGGTTCGCCGCGCCTTTGGGAGACCTCCCCCAGTTGGGCGTTGCGACGTTCTATCAGAACCGGTTGCCCGCGCAGACGCCGTTCTGGGAGAGCGCGACGGTGCCCGGCATCTACTTCGCGGGTGCCATCACCCAGGGCGCCGTCGGGCTGAAGAAGTACGGCATCCCCAGCAACTCGGCCGCGGTGCACGGCTTTCGCTACAACGCTCGCCTGCTGGCCCGCCACATCGCGCGAGCGCAATTTGGCATCGAGGTCGCTGCGCGCACCCTGAGGCCCGGAGACGTCGTCGACCACCTGCTGCGGCAGGCGACGAACGCGCCGGATCTGTGGAATCAGCAGTCCTACCTCGCGCGAGTACTGGAGTTCTCACCCAGCGAAGGCATCACCGAGCGGGGAGCTGTGCCGCTGGCACACTTCGCCGATGCTGGCGGAGCCGACGCGGCCGCAATCACGATCGAAACCGACGCCTCGGGCGACATCCACCCCACACTGTACGTTCGGCGCAACGGTGAGGTGACCGAGCATCTCCTTGCGCCGCATCCCCTCCACGACTTCAACACCGACGGGCACCGGGCGCACCTGCATGCGGTCCTGTCCGGCCTGATCAGTTGACTACGACACAAGTGCGCAGACGCCCGCCGCACGGGGCTCGCCCCTGGCGACGGTCGCTGACCTACGCTGGGGAATGAGGGGCTGACCAGTCGAGGTCAACGCGCGGCAACGCAACCTCACGAAGCCTCCGCGCGTCCACAGCCGGCATTCAATGGCCGGCGATGAGTAGAGACCCGCAGCCCGTTCAGTCCGAGCAGGCAGACCAGCGCGTAGCTGTAACCGCCCTCGTCCGAGGCGGCGGCGAGCAGATCGGTGAGCTCGTTGCGGTATCAGCCGTGGTGGCGAACCTCGACGCCAGGCAGGTCCTCGAAGCCGATCGGATCGGCTGTCACAACGACGCGGCCGCCGGCGACAGCCGTGGCCGCGATGATCAGGTCGTGTGCGCCACGCGATCGGCCGGCCGTGCGAGTGGCCACGAGCAAACGAGCGTGGGCCATCGCGACGGACGAGTCATAGGAGATCACCGGGACCACGGCCACCACGGCGTCGATGTACGCCTGGCGGGCCGTCCGTCGGCTGCCGTCGCCAGCGATGCGCCTACCTGCAACTCCGCGACGGTGACCGCCGCGATGGCGGTGTCGTCGTCGTCCGCGATCACCTCATCGACCGCGGCAGGATCGCGCTCGGCGTCGATCAGCACCGTGGTGTCGAGCAGCAGAAGGCTCACGTGCGGTCTTCTGTGACCAGCAGCTCGCGGGTGGCGACGACGTCGGCGGCCCAGTCGGGGTCTGGGCGGTGTGCGTTGAGCACGGCCTTGAGATCGCGTCCCCGGCCGCGTCGTGTCGGTTCGAGATGTGCGACGGCCTTGCCGCGGCGGATGATGGTGAATTCTTCACCGCGCTCGACGGCGTCTAGCAGGTCGGCGAACTTGCGGGCGGCATCGGTCGCGACCTGTTGCGCGAGCTGGGCTACGAGGTCTCGAACCCGGCCGACGCGACGCTGGATCCGAACGTGTTCCATCCGGCGCTCGCGCAGGGTGAGTACGACCTCTGGGTCAACGGCTGGTTCCCGTTGCACGACATCTACCTCGAGCGCTAGCTGTTCACAGGAGAGCAGGACGAGCAGCCGATCACCCCGCTCGGAACGGAGGTCAGCGACGGCGCGTTGCAGGGGTATCTGGTAACAAGGCGACCGCCGAGGAGCTGGGCCTGCCAGCATGTCGGACTTCACCGACGCGGACGTCGCCGCGACGTTCGACGACGACCGGCGACGGCACGGCCGACCTGGTCGGCTGCAACGAGGGCTGGCGCTGCCACGCGGCGATCGCAGAGCACATCGACACCCTGGACTGGGGGGCCAACGTCGAGCAGGTCGTCGGGGACTACTTCGACCAGGTCAACGAGATCGTCGACAGGATCGAGGCCGACTAACCCGTGCTGTTCTACGTGGACGCAGAACTGGACGGTCGACGTGCTGGTCCCGGGCGATGATGTCGTGTGGCTCGAGTCCCCTGCGTTGCCCGACGACGAGGGCAACACGACGGCCGAGGGCCTGCGAGGCTGTGCGACGGGCGCCGACGCGTGCGATCTGGGCTGGGCGTCAACGACATCCGCGCGGTCGCCAACAACGACTTCATCGAGGAGCACCCGGACGCGGCTGCGGTGCTCGAGGCCGTCGAGATCCCACTAGCACTAGCCGACATCGATGCGGAGATGAATGCGGCCGGCGACAGCTACACCGAGGCCGACATCGCGCAGGACGCGGCGGACTGGATCGAGGCGAACAGCGGCACCGTCGACGGCTGGCTCGAGCAGGCGCGGTCCGCCAGCTGACGCGCGCCCGGCGCCGCACCGGCCGGGTGCGAGGTCGCCGCAGGCGGCGCCTGGCCGAGATCCGCGGTGTCACACGGCACAATCAGCGTGCGGCGTGCGTCGCTCCGACGTCGCCGTGAGCGCACCACATCCACCGACCCTCGTGGGGACACGACAGCATGAGCCGCCAGCCCAGCCTGCTCGACACGCCCGACGGCGCCCGGGGCGTCCGGGCCGTCAACATCGTCGACCGCATGCAGCAGGCCTTCCTGGACTACTCGATGAGCGTCATCGTCGGGCGGGCGCTGCCCGACGTGCGTGACGGCCTGAAGCCCGTGCAGCGGCGCATCCTGTACGCGATGTGGGAGGCCGGGCTGCGCCCTGACCGCCCGTTGCGCAAGTGTGCGCGCGCCGTCGGTGAGGTGATGCAGAAGTACCACCCGCACGGTGACACGTCGATCTACGACGCGCTGGTCCGCATGGCGCAGGACTTCACGATGCGCGCCCCGCTGATCGACGGACACGGCAACTTCGGCTCGATCGACGGCGACAACGCCGCAGCCATGCGCTACACGGAGGCGCGGCTGTCCGAGATCGCGATGGCGCTCCTCGACGGCATCAACGAGCAGACCGTCGACTTCGTTCCGAACTACGACGGCGACGACGAGGAGCCGGTCGTGCTGCCGGCCCGCCTGCCGAACCT containing:
- a CDS encoding nuclear transport factor 2 family protein; translated protein: MGGQEVLELFRAAVSHSDAAAMRQGLERLFGVTDRTGLSAADEYWVRHPGYVMEMPQSGERIRGRDAMRAMQEAFPAPPTMTLRRVVGSGRVWVVEAVNDYDGDVWHVVVILEFDDAGRIVLDTRYYARTLEAPAWRAHWVEPIA
- a CDS encoding cyclic nucleotide-binding domain-containing protein, which gives rise to MAAGEDVIDILASLALFSDLSRAQLDTVVHTMDEEWFPEGQRILRQGFSGTGFYVILDGEAVVSIDGQDRVRLARGDFFGEISILLAEPPAADVIALRPLHCLVLSRTELSDWLTAMPSVAVRMLQAEARRLRAANRWRS
- a CDS encoding NAD(P)-binding domain-containing protein, giving the protein MVVVGSGPGGLQLSYFLGRLGVEHAVISADDAPGGMFQRFPVFQRLVTWTKPHAPTERDSQRYERFDWNSLLADEPEHRFLVRDLVDGASYFPTRGQMEKGLSSFAAHTGVSVRYGTVWQGTRRGTDGFVLSTSDGEYRCKVAVFAVGMAQPWKPAIEGLAGVPHYVDIKPPASYAGMRVLLIGKRNSGFELADGLLTHARQIILVSPRPARISVLTHSTAAARARYLQPYEDHVLGGGNVVLDASIERVERMRHGYRVHTHGTTTPDSLALDVDEVVAATGFAAPLGDLPQLGVATFYQNRLPAQTPFWESATVPGIYFAGAITQGAVGLKKYGIPSNSAAVHGFRYNARLLARHIARAQFGIEVAARTLRPGDVVDHLLRQATNAPDLWNQQSYLARVLEFSPSEGITERGAVPLAHFADAGGADAAAITIETDASGDIHPTLYVRRNGEVTEHLLAPHPLHDFNTDGHRAHLHAVLSGLIS
- a CDS encoding glycine betaine ABC transporter substrate-binding protein encodes the protein MRSGLGVNDIRAVANNDFIEEHPDAAAVLEAVEIPLALADIDAEMNAAGDSYTEADIAQDAADWIEANSGTVDGWLEQARSAS